The Paenibacillus pabuli DNA segment GAATCCAATATTATTGACACAACCCATCAATCCATCGATCAAAGTGTTTTGACCATAAAAGCTGTGATTGAACAAAAAACTTCTGTACTCACTATTTGATGCGAGAAAAAAGTTAATCAAACGAAAACGTTAATTCAGTTTTGAACCTGGCAAATGCTCCTATTGTCATTAAGCTAACTGGCAGCGGTTAAAGGAAAATCCCCAACCACTCACGCAATACCTTAATGTTGACAATAAATAAACGATCGTTTATTATTTGATTCATGAGATATAGAGATGATAACAAAGTCGAAGCCATATTCGACGCGACCGTACAGCTAATTAATGAGATCGGTTTCTCTGATACGTCGATATCAAAAATTGCCAAAAGAGCGAATGTATCGGCAGCGACAATTTACATTTACCATGAGAACAAAGAGGATCTGCTCTACAAGACCTACTTGAAGATTAAAGGCAAGATGAGCGAGAAAATGTTTCAGGGAGTGGATCATACCCGACCAGTTTACGAACGATTTGAGGCTATCATCCGCAATTATGTTGATTTTATTCAATCCTTCAAAGAATATTTTTTGTTTCTGGAGCAAGTAATGAATTCACCTTTGCCCCAGAAATGGTGCCTAGACGATACGGCAAGTCAGTTTCAACCGATCTTCGAGATGTTTGATGCCGGCATCCGACAGGAGATATTGAAGAAGGAGGATATTAACATGCTAGTTGTTTACTCCATCTTGCCAATAGCCGAATTGTTGAAAGCACATTTGAAGAACGGGACCATATTAAATAGTAAACAATTAGATTCTGCCATCAAGATGAGTTGGGACGCTATTAAGGCATAGCAAATTTTTTAAGCGATGCATAGCATCGCTGTTCTTATCACCATTAATAAATGATTGTTCACTTATTAATGTAATATAGTTAAAAGAGAGGAAAAGAACAATGAAGTTTACCATCTTTGGAGCTAGCGGGGGTACGGGCTTACAGCTAATTGACCAAGCAATCAACAAGGGACATACCGTAAAATCCTTTGTACGTGCCGCAGATCGAATCCCGTTCACCCGGGAGGGATTAACAGTTGTAGAAGGCAATGTATTTAGTGAAGAGGATGTAGGATCGGCAGTTGAGGGGCAAGACGCGGTGTTTGTAGCTTTAGGAGCTACAGCAGGAAGTCCTTCAGATCTATGCTTTCGTGGGACTCATTCAATTGTGAATGCGATGAGAAGGCATAAAGTAAAGAGACTGGTCGTTCTTACGGGCTTTGGCACCAGCAGAGAGAGCAGGAATCAGCTCGGTATTGGGATGAGAACGATTGTAAAACTGGTTTCTTTAATAACGTTCCGAGAGTTTTACGATAAGGAAAGGCAGGATGGTATTGTACGGAAAAGTGGATTGGATTGGACTATCGTTCAGCCTTCAAGGCTCACTAATGAGCCAGGCAAAGGGCAATTTAAGCACGGTGCTTTTACTCCTTCCATGCTAGCTAAAATTTCTCGTGATGACGTGGCTAGATTCATGATCGATTCAGTCGAACATGCTCGTTATATCAATCAAACCTCGTTTATTCACGACTGACTGAAACAGCTTTGCATGTAATAGTGACCCAATTACATTTTAAAATATAACCTTTCGGAGGAATAAATCATGAGACCAAACTGGACGCCAGACGATCTCCCAAACTTAAGAGGAAAAACCGCTATCGTGACGGGAGGCAATACCGGGGTAGGCTATTATACAGCATTAGAGCTTGCGAAGCACGGTGCCAAAGTGATGATTGGAAGCCGTGATCCTAGGCGCGGCGAAGAAGCAATCATAAAGATGAAACAAACGGCACCAGATATTGATGTAACGGTGGAGCCATTAAACTTGGCTGATCTGAAGTCAGTTCGAAGCTTTGCCGACACGATCCAGGGGAAAGTGGAAGGAATAGATGTCCTTATAAACAACGCAGGGGTAATGGCAGTTCCCACGCGTGAACTGACGACCGATGGTTTTGAAATGCACTTCGGGACCAATCATCTTGGCCACTTCGCGTTGACAGGTCTGTTATTTCCGTTAATTGAAAAGAACCAAGGTCGAATCGTTACAGTTAGCGCACAGTCAGCTCAAATGGGTGATATAGATTTTTCTGATTTAAAAATGGACAAAAAATACAGACCAATGGCAGGATACAATCGGTCGAAACTTTCAAACATACTGTTTGCCCGAGAATTAAATCGACGTGCGAAGAAGAGAGGTATCATTTCTATAGCAGTACATCCCGGTACAAGTCCTACAGGAATCGGGAGAAACGCACCGAAGGGAACCAAAGCATTTGGACTGCTTTTAATGAAAATATTTGGAACGCCTCCTGATCAATCATCTTGGCCATCACTTATTGCGGCGACGGATTCGACAATCACCGGAGATATTTACATAGGGCTAGGAATGAATCCACTAAAGGCTAAGAAACCGAAATTTGTAGATTTCCCCAAAAAGGCACTGGACGTGCAGCTTGCGGAAAAACTTTGGTTACTATCCGAGAAGTTAACCGGAGTACATTATGACTTGTAAAAAACTATCGAAGATGGCTCCTTATGTTATCGGTATAAGTTCTTTTCCCGAGCAAAGGACAAGAACTTGTACCGATTACCGAAATGGACAAGAACGTGTTCCCATTCCCAATTAGATGAATATCTAAGTGGGAATGATGGTCTTTTTTGAGTGACTATAACGCTAAAGGCTGGAATATGATCGAGATGCCAGTTCATCGTCCGGAAATATTTCAAACCAACTCGAAATGAATAAAACCAGCTCATCCATAGGGCAGGTTAACGCAACCAAACTCTCATCAAAAACGTCTAAACAGTTAGGTTGGAATTTTCCACTTTGCCGAGGGGGGATCCAAATTTGGAATAGAATGACTAAGATCTTGCTGTCTTTTTTATTCTTACTCACTACATGTTTAATGACAGCGCCTTTAACTGTCAAAGCATGCTCTTGTGCTGAACCCCCAAGCTTAGAAAATCCGGCAAGTTATTGAGCTTGACAAAACCAGTTAAAGCAAAAAAATGGTCTTCCGCAGATCCTGTAAAAGCACAATTCGAAGTGAAAACAGTTTAGAAGGGAGAATTGAATTCTCAAACGACTGTTTACACAGCATGGAGTTCTGAAAGTTGTGGCTATGAAGGGTTTGAAGTGAATGAAGAATTTATCGTTTTTGCATATGGAAAACTAGATCGACTTGAAACAGGTCTTTGTGAGGGAACTAAAAATCTGGAATCCGCACAAGAAGAACTTAAAGATTTGGGAACGGGATATAAACCTTTGAAAACGAGCTCTCAAGATAATCATCTAGAAATGCATTCTGTTAATAATGAACTAAATCATCGATTCATAATCTTTTTAGTTCTTGTAATTATTCTAACCTTGTTCATCTTGGTGGTGATATTTTTAATACAGCGACGCAGATGACGTAGCTTACTCGGTTGTCATTTACTTATTACTGATGTAATTTTTAGTTAATGCATTAATCTAACGGGAAATGAGAGCTTTATAAAAACAAAGAAAGCAGCTGATCAATGTGATCTGCTGCTTTTCTTTTTAAAACCTGTAAGTTACAATTGTTACATAAACGAAACTAAGTTTCACCTGGCGGAACAAATAACATAATTAGTTATGAGGAAAGGAGAAATTATGCGAACAATATTCGATACTCACCTACACATCATTGATCCGAAATTCCCCTTAATCAAAAACCAGGGATTCTTACCTAATCCTTTTACTTGTAAAGACTATCTTGAAAAGGTTCAGGATTATAATATCAAAGGTGGTG contains these protein-coding regions:
- a CDS encoding TetR/AcrR family transcriptional regulator — encoded protein: MRYRDDNKVEAIFDATVQLINEIGFSDTSISKIAKRANVSAATIYIYHENKEDLLYKTYLKIKGKMSEKMFQGVDHTRPVYERFEAIIRNYVDFIQSFKEYFLFLEQVMNSPLPQKWCLDDTASQFQPIFEMFDAGIRQEILKKEDINMLVVYSILPIAELLKAHLKNGTILNSKQLDSAIKMSWDAIKA
- a CDS encoding oxidoreductase; this encodes MRPNWTPDDLPNLRGKTAIVTGGNTGVGYYTALELAKHGAKVMIGSRDPRRGEEAIIKMKQTAPDIDVTVEPLNLADLKSVRSFADTIQGKVEGIDVLINNAGVMAVPTRELTTDGFEMHFGTNHLGHFALTGLLFPLIEKNQGRIVTVSAQSAQMGDIDFSDLKMDKKYRPMAGYNRSKLSNILFARELNRRAKKRGIISIAVHPGTSPTGIGRNAPKGTKAFGLLLMKIFGTPPDQSSWPSLIAATDSTITGDIYIGLGMNPLKAKKPKFVDFPKKALDVQLAEKLWLLSEKLTGVHYDL
- a CDS encoding NAD(P)-dependent oxidoreductase, which encodes MKFTIFGASGGTGLQLIDQAINKGHTVKSFVRAADRIPFTREGLTVVEGNVFSEEDVGSAVEGQDAVFVALGATAGSPSDLCFRGTHSIVNAMRRHKVKRLVVLTGFGTSRESRNQLGIGMRTIVKLVSLITFREFYDKERQDGIVRKSGLDWTIVQPSRLTNEPGKGQFKHGAFTPSMLAKISRDDVARFMIDSVEHARYINQTSFIHD